GCAgagcagctgggcatggtggcctgtgcctataatcccagcaactcaggaggttgaggcaggaggattgcaagttcaaggccagtgtcacaacttagtgagctcctgtttcaaaataaaaagtaaaaagtgttggggatgtggcttagtggtcaggtgcccctgggttcaatccctggtatcaaaaaaaggaagagagagagagagagagggagggagagagagagagagaaatggaagataGCTCTGTGAGGTCCAGCAGATGAAGGTCCAATCAGGAAAGAGGGAAGCCAGTGCAGAATCCTTACAAAGTAGTCACACACTGACACACTATGGTGAACTGTTCAAGGGAAGGGTGGTGTGGTGGCCCCATCTGAAATCTTTCGCTGGCATAGGCTAGGCACTCAGCAAAACAcaacaaatgtttgctgaatgaataaataaaacttcaggtTAAGTACAAAACGAAATATGTATATTAGGGCTGAAGACATAAAAAACAGAGGCATGATCTGTATAGATGAGAGGAATAAAGATTTCCTGCAGAAGGGAAATCagttttagaaattgaaaatacaGAGGAGTCTGGTGTAATATCTCAAGCACATAGCTCTTCATTGATAATCCTGTGTGAGTTCACGTTAATTTCCtgacctttctgtgcctcagattCATCTCCAAAATGGAGTAATGCTAGTGCCTATCAGAAAAGGTAGGGCGATCTAACAGACCTCACTGAGTTAGTGGGTGAATGGGGCCTGGTTAGCAACATCATTGACACACCAGTTTCACATTCCAAGAGCCCCTGACAGGGACACTGCAGACTTTTGAGGATGATATAGTCTGATTCTTAAATATGAATGGACAGTTGAGGGAAACtagagttcaattcccagcactgtgaagagaagaaaaggagaaggagaaagaggaggaggaggaggagaagaaaagaatgtgaagacaATTAGCAACATGAACTTGATAATTTTCACTCTCCTAACCATCATTATTAATGTATTAAATGCTTACTCTGTGCTAGATGTTTTGATCACCTTGCACGCGTATTAAGTGACTTAAATCCTCACAACTCAATTTCACAGGGAGGAGCCAAAGGGGCTGTATCTTTGTactttattgaaaaaattaacaacaaagaCGAGACATTGGAAACAAATTCCTGTTGACACTTTCTTTCTGGTTTCCAGAGACTAAAGACTACCTCCACTAAAACAAAAGCTGGAGACATCTACTACGGGGGTCAGAAACCTGGAGACACCTACTATGGGGGTCAGAAACGTACCAAGGGAACAAGGTAACAccttttttgttgtcattgttgtttcaGATCAGAGAAAATTGATGATATTGTAGTTCCATGACctctggggtggggggagtaattattcatatttctgtGAAGAGTTtgagcttgaaaaaaaaaatctgttgagaaaagaggaagatttctttttttaggggggttggtaccagggatggaactcaggagcactcaaccactgagctacatccccagccctattttgtattttatttagagacagggtctcactgagttgcttagggccttgctaagttgccgaggctggctttgaactcgtgatcctcctgcctcagcctcccgatccactggggttacaggtgtgcaccaccatgccagctaGCCTAGGTTTTAATGAGATCCAGGAAGTCCCTTTGTGGTTGAACCTCAAGGTCCACACACTTGTTTGAGGAAGGTTCTCTGTAGCAGCTGCGTGTGATCCTAACGGCCACTAATGTTTTCACAGGAGTGCTGCAAGAGCACCAAAGGCCAGGGTCAACTACAGGCCCAGCACCGAGGATTGTCTCTACTCGGCGCTGAACCAGAGCGATGACGAGTACGGTTTCCCCGCGGGTTTTAAGCTTGCTGTTCTGGGCATTCTCCTCATTGTTCTATTTGTCTACATAACTGTGGAGAAGGAGCCACTCTTTAGATAAGTACTTTAGAAGCAAAGCAACGCGCTAGTGCTTAAATATTGCCCTCAGCAAGCCCTTCAAAGGGGCCACCATGCCTCTGGCCAGGCAGCCTTCCCTTGCCGGCTGGCAGATCTGTGCCTGGGCTCAGCCAGGTGAAAAGAACAAGAGGGAGAACCAGGCAGCTGTGTGTTAAGATCATGAGATTTAGGAAATCCCCCAATCACGTAAGCCATCATTAAAGGTGCTTCCACACAAGAGCAAGcagacttctctctctctttaagcagtactgggaatgaacccagacgtcctttaccactgagctacagctccaacccttttttttttttttccctttgtttaatttttgagacagggtctctctcagttcctgaggctggcctcgatggtgatctgcctgcctcctgagtcactgggatttcagtgAGCTTTAAGAGTAGacttttgaaaaggaaaacactgatggacctttcttctttttctttcttttttttcccaaacacaAGTTCACACATTTTTATGAATGAGTCAACCTATCAGTGCATCCCAATAAAACATATCCAGTTATCCAAAAAAGGGTGACGTTTGCAGCTTGACACAGTGAAATGGTTGTGAGTTGGGTTCAGTATGAACATGTGTGCCATCTTGGGCAATTCCACTTGGGTTCTTCAATGATTTGTATCTGATCTTATTATCAGTTTTCGCCCAAATCCATTGGGGAATGgatggttttcttttgtttctaggCCAAGAATCTCTTGATCCTGAAAGCCCTATGAGAAGACCCAGTGAGGCGCAGAGCCAAGCAGGCACCAGGATGGCAGAGAAAAGGGGAGATCACATTTATTTACCTAGGGCGATGAGCCATAGATCACATTTTATTCAGTCTTCAAATTGTAGAGAATAGGCTAGGCTGCAAATTAGCAAATTGCCAATTagcaaaagagggctggggatgaagctcagtggtggagtgctttgCCTAGCATcgccagcaccaaaaaaagaaaaataaataagtaaaagagagCTGTGTCTGAATTAGCAAATGCGAAGAAAGGTCCAACGTCATGAAAACAATCTAGAACAACAGagcatttttatctttgaaatttaGTGAAGATCTAAAAAATTAGGACCCGACGAGGAAGCTGTAGTGACCATGacctccaggaccaggcagagAGAGCTGCATAGGCACCTGGCTCCTGTCTTTATTGGCTGTGTGACCTAGGGAGGATTAGCTGTTCTCTCTGAGTTTCCGTTGCTACTTCCAAAAATAGGGATAGGATAGACTCTGCAGGGTGATAAAggatttgaagaattaaaaagtacTTAGTGGGATCCACATCTGACTTGTAGTAAGCACTTAATGCTTAAACAATGTTATACTTTGGAATAATATTTCTGCTTCTGGGAAGAGTTGCTTCTGGATACAAGAAATCAAGGGCACTAAGAAATGTACTCTAGCCATTTTTATGGTAGCTAACACAGTGCCTGCCCCAATATCCAACAGTTAGAGAATCATTTAATCTATAAAAGTATGTGCtcttgggctgggaatatagctcagttggtagagtgcttgcttagcaagcacaaggccctgggtttggtcctcagcaccaccaaaaaaaataaaataaaaagtaagtgcTTTTGATGAATGATACCATATTTTTAATGCTAACACTGAGTTTATCATAATATATAAGAAGTGCTTGTTTGAAACTTTCAATAATACTTTTATTGAGATATACTTTATATGTTATACAATTCACCTAAAGTATAATTCAACAGTTTttgttctattcatttactgtaTAACTATCCCcagaataaattttagaatatttttatcaaccCCAAAGGAAATTCCTAAGATGCTGActcttttaaaagataatcaaACAAGGTCACAAATGTGTTGTGCCTTATTATGGCAACTGACAACCCTGAAGAGAATGTGTCAAAATGTTAGCATTGCTTTGATGACTGGGgactctagtttttttttttttttttttttttcccctctatttctgtttcctcatatttaaaaaatatttttataaatagtgtGTGTTAATGAGCTagtgagagaaaacaaattttaagttttaaagattaTATACTAGGAATGGGTGGTGCATCCTGTAGTCCTATAACTTGGCGGGCCAAGGCAGGAGGCTCACTCAAGTCCAGGAGTTCGAGGTGATACTGGGCAACAGTGAGACCCTCATGTCAACAACAACAGCGACAGCAAAATCATGTGCTGATTTATAGTTATAGAAGATAAAACTCCAGTAAGGCTGGCTTAAACaaatagtaatttatttatttatttggtactgaggattgaacccaggagcccttaaccactgagccacatccgcagcccttttaatatttgattttgagacagggtctcactaagttgctcagggcctccgtaagttcttgaggctggctttgaacttgtgatcctcctgcctcagcctccggagctgctgggattagaggggTGCACCACCATTCCCAGTGCCAACTGGGAATCCTGGAATCAGTTTAAAGAAACTGCACAAGACTAGTTTTGTGACTTTCCATTGAAAGCATGGGCCCCCAACTAACACCACCTGCATCTACCAAGTCATCtacctgctctttttttttttttttttttttttttttttttcagtgctgaaaaatcaagcccagggccttacacatgctaggctagtacACATTGAGTTATATTCCCACAACCCCCTCTTTATTGAGATAGGGGTCTACTATGTTGCCCTGACTGCTCTTGAATTTGGTAAccccctgc
This genomic stretch from Sciurus carolinensis chromosome 12, mSciCar1.2, whole genome shotgun sequence harbors:
- the Lemd1 gene encoding LEM domain-containing protein 1 gives rise to the protein MVDVKCLSDCDLQNQLEKLGFSPGPILPSTRKVYEKKLVQLLVSPPRSPPVTYEPRKPNGPLDSNKNEVFNALLKEKIILSTEKSKEPKKRLKTTSTKTKAGDIYYGGQKPGDTYYGGQKRTKGTRSAARAPKARVNYRPSTEDCLYSALNQSDDEYGFPAGFKLAVLGILLIVLFVYITVEKEPLFR